The following proteins are co-located in the Triplophysa dalaica isolate WHDGS20190420 chromosome 2, ASM1584641v1, whole genome shotgun sequence genome:
- the LOC130411855 gene encoding uncharacterized protein LOC130411855, whose protein sequence is MTENRQLNFPEHDNNDEDCDILYTRTLRKKGPKIKFEVSTDINKKLLKSKTWKPKKSVTKKPTVQVASAHVDIIDIFNIIDTYDRAGHASAESTFARCGTFTTKGFENKSGQRLSKAGVYAEAGVGRARAEFSVFDAEANGPNASVSAIASLGSVGVSAMARAEITSVSARAGPVGVKLGLGVDTGASIGLGGVEAKFLGTGISIGPKTSVSVLGSEVSCSVM, encoded by the exons ATGACTGAAAACAGACAGTTGAACTTCCCTGAACATGACAACAATG ATGAAGATTGTGACATACTTTACACCAGAACTCTACGAAAAAAAGgacccaaaataaaatttgaggTTTCAACTGATATCAATAAAAAATTACTCAAGAGTAAGACTTGGAAACCCAAAAAATCTGTTACAAAAAAACCAACTGTACAGGTCGCTTCCGCTCATGTCGACATCATAGACATCTTTAACATCATCGACACATATGACAGAGCAGGACATGCCAGTGCAGAATCCACATTTGCTCGATGTGGAACATTTACAACAAAAGGTTTTGAAAACAAATCAGGGCAGAGACTTTCCAAAGCTGGAGTTTATGCAGAAGCAGGAGTGGGTCGTGCTCGTGCTGAATTCAGTGTATTTGATGCAGAAGCTAACGGTCCAAACGCCTCAGTCTCAGCTATAGCAAGCCTAGGTTCGGTTGGAGTCAGTGCGATGGCTCGAGCTGAAATCACCAGTGTATCTGCCAGAGCCGGTCCAGTTGGTGTGAAGCTGGGGCTAGGAGTCGACACAGGTGCATCTATTGGTTTGGGTGGAGTGGAGGCCAAATTCCTCGGAACTGGAATCTCAATTGGTCCAAAAACCAGTGTTTCTGTCCTGGGTTCAGAAGTGTCATGTTCTGTGATGTAG
- the avpi1 gene encoding uncharacterized protein avpi1, with protein sequence MEDVASTPVLAGPSQAAFPRPAASGRRSRKSGTANIFQGVNLKQLRRLFHAAGDPEADQRARMVWGSRRAGSGEDGGDGEEEEGGGEMKEVETGLAQALVGLRVRARNRNGIRESHKDTTGSRWVRSFGHLRINEGSLGKPSDVTTGDDSDEKEDDSSSLGACGGQSTSEDGSCDQGNFLTPGEETQGPTGGPRWSWNAVQEKDPERYLHRIRH encoded by the exons ATGGAGGACGTGGCCTCCACTCCGGTCCTCGCAGGCCCATCCCAAGCTGCCTTTCCCCGTCCGGCCGCCTCGGGGCGCCGCAGCAGGAAGTCTGGCACCGCTAACATTTTTCAGGGGGTGAACCTGAAGCAGCTCAGGCGGCTGTTCCATGCAGCGGGGGACCCCGAGGCGGACCAGAGAGCCCGGATGGTCTGGGGGAGCCGGAGAGCGGGGAGTGGAGAGGATGGCGGGGACGGGGAGGAAGAAGAGGGGGGTGGAGAGATGAAAGAGGTGGAGACGGGGCTGGCACAGGCGCTGGTGGGACTAAGGGTCCGAGCGCGGAACAGAAACGGAATCAGGGAGTCTCATAAGGACACTACGGGATCAAGATGGGTCCGATCGTTCGGTCATCTCAG AATCAACGAGGGCTCGCTAGGAAAACCATCAGATGTCACAACTGGAGATGACAGTGATGAAAAGGAAGACGACTCTTCGTCTCTGGGAGCATGTGGAGGGCAGAGCACTTCCGAGGATGGATCATGTGACCAAGGTAACTTCCTGACCCCGGGGGAAGAGACCCAGGGGCCGACCGGGGGTCCCAGATGGAGCTGGAATGCCGTTCAAGAGAAGGACCCAGAACGCTACCTGCACCGAATCCGACACTGA
- the pi4k2a gene encoding phosphatidylinositol 4-kinase type 2-alpha, with the protein MDETSPLVSPLRGANDFNYGPVEPTSPRGGFGGTPGSVVRLPAGSPGRSRERQPLLDRDRGASPRDPHRNEFPEDPVFNEIIRRAERAIDEGIYPERIYQGSSGSYFVKDSIGKIIGVFKPKNEEPYGQLNPKWTKWLQKLCCPCCFGRDCLVLNQGYLSEAGASLVDQKLELNIVPRTKVVHLASETFNYNAIDRVKSRGKRLALEKVPKVGQRFHRIGLPPKVGSFQLFVEGYKDADFWLRRFEAEPLPENTNRQLQLQFERLVVLDYIIRNTDRGNDNWLIKYDYPMDTSSNRDSDWVVVKDPIIKLAAIDNGLAFPLKHPDSWRAYPFYWAWLPQAKVAFSEEIRDLVIPKLSDPNFIKDLEEDLYELFKKDPGFDRGQFKKQISVMRGQILNLSQALRDGKTPLELVQLPPVSVETALAPQRANSESYTQSFQSRRPFFTWC; encoded by the exons ATGGACGAGACGAGCCCGTTAGTCTCTCCTCTTCGCGGCGCCAACGATTTCAACTACGGTCCCGTCGAGCCGACCAGTCCCCGAGGCGGATTTGGAGGCACGCCAGGCTCCGTGGTTCGTCTGCCGGCGGGGAGTCCCGGGCGCAGCAGGGAGCGACAGCCGTTGCTGGACCGGGACCGAGGCGCGTCTCCCCGCGACCCGCACAGAAACGAGTTCCCGGAGGATCCGGTGTTCAACGAAATCATCAGGAGGGCAGAGCGGGCCATCGATGAGGGCATCTACCCGGAGCGGATCTATCAGGGCTCCAGCGGTAGCTACTTCGTCAAAGATTCAATAGGG AAGATCATCGGGGTCTTCAAACCAAAGAACGAGGAACCCTACGGGCAACTGAACCCCAAATGGACCAAATGGCTGCAAAAGCTGTGCTGTCCGTGCTGTTTCGGCCGGGACTGTTTGGTTCTCAACCAGGGTTACCTGTCAGAGGCCGGAGCCAGTTTAGTGGACCAGAAACTAGAACTCAATATTGTTCCACGCACCAAG GTGGTGCATTTAGCAAGTGAGACCTTCAATTACAACGCCATCGACCGCGTAAAGTCCAGAGGAAAGAGGTTAGCTTTGGAAAAAGTCCCCAAAGTCGGCCAACGATTCCATCGGATCGGCCTGCCACCAAAG GTCGGCTCATTCCAGCTTTTTGTGGAGGGCTATAAAGATGCCGACTTCTGGCTACGGCGGTTCGAGGCAGAGCCTTTACCTGAAAACACCAATCGCCAACTGCAGCTACAGTTTGAGAGACTTGTAGTGCTTGATTACATAATCAGAAACACAG atcGAGGAAATGATAACTGGCTCATAAAATATGACTATCCCATGGATACATCAAGCAACAGG GACAGTGATTGGGTTGTAGTGAAGGACCCCATTATcaaactggcagccattgataATGGCCTGGCCTTCCCTCTTAAACACCCGGACTCGTGGAGAGCCT ACCCTTTTTATTGGGCGTGGCTCCCTCAAGCTAAAGTTGCGTTTTCCGAGGAGATCCGGGATTTAGTGATTCCCAAATTATCGGATCCAAACTTCATCAAAGATCTCGAAGAAGACCTCTATGAGCTTTTTAAG AAAGACCCGGGTTTCGACAGGGGACAGTTCAAGAAACAGATCTCTGTAATGAGGGGGCAG ATCCTCAATCTGAGTCAGGCTCTGAGGGACGGTAAGACTCCGCTGGAGCTGGTGCAGTTGCCGCCCGTTAGCGTGGAGACCGCCCTGGCGCCGCAGCGAGCCAACAGCGAATCGTACACGCAGAGCTTCCAAAGCAGAAGACCCTTCTTCACCTGGTGTTGA